The genomic segment CACATACGAGGTGGTCACACAGTGCAGGCTATTGGATAGTTTGTATCTACCACATATCTctgagacacatgcacattgttgaGGAGCAGTGGTAACATTGTAACACCTAAGTTGTAGCATCCTCATGAATGAGCTTCTATTTAGGATGTCTGTAGGACTACAGGAAATAATTAACATTCGGGAAAATGATTGTTATAGTGAAAtagttttgcaatggaaaattgGGTGATTGATAgatgttacttgtcatgttttataGACCCAGAAGACAGGGGGAAGGGCCTCTGTATAAGAGGGGGTTTTCTGAAGCCAAAGAAAAGACAGGTGGTGCATGCATGGTAGTGGTCAGGTTAAACATGTGCTTAGAGGCCAACCTCACAACCAGGTTTAGATTTTGAACATTATTTCACTCCTGTGTGGGCTTTGGGCTATTTATGTTATAGCACTGCTTTCCTTCACCATCCCGTGCCATGTTGTTAGATTCTATTGACACTTTACAGCCCAATTAGAGCCAGAATTCCACCAAATCCACCCCAAAATTGCCACATTTTAGGTGTGCTTAATTTAGCTTGCCAAGTCCCCAtctcgtgtggctcagttggtagagaatggcgcttgcaatgccagggttgtgggttagatTCCCACAGGGAACAAGTGCGAAAACGTATGTAAGTTGCtcaggataagagcatctgctaaatgactcaaatgtaaatgtagtaggATTTGCTTGGGCAGCATAGGTTTGGGGAGTGGTGTGGTGGGGGATATAGTGTATGATGCGATGGGAGACTGGCTGGAGTGGATCCTTGGTTATGACTGCTCATCAGTCCATCTCATCTCACTGTGTGTTTGGCAGGCTCCTCCTTCATTCCAGGGCTAGGCTAATACCAGCCTTTGTTTGTTCCTCTTCctggtgtttttttccctcaaaggggagaaagaaaaaaaaagctacCTACCTACTTGTGTTCACATGACTTCCTTCTTACAGTGAGTCATCTATTGATAGAGGGACTGATTATAGAGAAGACTGATTTCTATGACCAGCTGATGAAATGCCTATGACGACAGTGCAGCTAACTGCTAACCGACACTGTTGGAGCATTGCAGTTGCAGTATGTTATCTGTCTGTGCTTTTGACCACTGCTTGTTTGATGTTGAGTCACTGCCTCCACGGGCTTTTAAGACCACTGCAATGCATGATTTACTCACTCTTCAATTACAATTCAGATTCATTTTAACTGGGAAATATTTGGTGCATGAATCTGAGACTGATTTctggaaatgtttcacaaagtTGCGTGGATTGATATGCTAGGTTTCCTTGCATAGCTTGATTGTGACTAACAAATGACTAACAGGATGCTTCTGTAGACAGGACTGTGGAGAGACCGCATATGGCTTTGGAGAATGACCTGAAGAACTGCTTCAAGCGGGGGAATTTCTCTCTTTATACTGGGAATTAGTTGTGATATGTTGACGATGAAACAGTTGAAGCTCAACAAACGCCTGAGGTATATTCAGGAGTTAAACTTGCTGAAGCCTGACCCAGCCTGAACTCTAGggttttgtcatttttttcaacATGTATGTCCTCTCCAACCCTGTCATTCATATCACATTTCTCTCAATCAAGCCGTCCAGTGGCAAAAGCTTCCTCCACTGTTGGAAGAGCTTGTAAACAGACCATGtgctgaaaaaaaagaaaagtactGTATATACCCGCACCCCTTCCTCTTTGTCATGTTCCTCCTTTCTccttgctcactttttctgtttTTCCCTTCTCTTCTATGCCCTTTTTCATTCCCACATCCCCCAACCGAAAACAGGCAAAATGGCTGCTGTGCTGGGTTGGTCTGTGGTAGCCCAGAGTTTAGGTGGCTCCAGCAGGGCTAACAGAGAGCTGGCCTGGGCTGAGGTCTGATGGCTCAAATATGTCGGGGGGAGGACGAGGTGTCTGGATCAGAGAATCCTGAACCTATGCTTTGACTTCTGTTGAAACACAAATCAGTGACTTCGAGTGACTCGTAGAAATATGGGCTAGATTAGTTTTGTTGGCCTCTGTAAAGATGAACTAGGATTAAGTTTAGTTGAATGTTGTTTCATTAGGATTCATGggttatttagtttttttttaaattcgttGCTCGATTGAGTTATTTAGGGGAGGGGGGTTTGTCACTGCAGTCGGTCAGACATGCAATAATTTACATTACTGTAAACAACTTTCACAGAAAtcaaataatttgttttaatCAGTGGTATTCCTTTTGTGTATTAGATAAAGTTATTATGTATTGTGAACTGGGGGTGAATTGGCTTAATTAATGCTGTTGTTGAGGTAAAAGTTACTGTAAATGTATTAATTCATTtagtaaacatttattttggacAAGATCCATGAAAATTTTATTAGATGTAAATTTAATAAGAAAAGTTGTTTAAGAAAAGGAATAAAGCTTTAATTGAGAGATTATTAGGATATTTTGAATATATTCAAAACCTAAATTATCTGTGTTTAATTTGATAAAACATAAATAGTATTACCATTTATATACTATATATGCCTATTATTAAaatttttataataaaataattgtaaaatagtatttggtaattgtgtttttctttggattaaatgtatttaaagaaCTCATGAACCTTAATCAAGCATTTATTAGTATTTGATACATGAATAGATCATACATAGAAATATATTTCTAACAAATATGGAAAGGAaccaactgttttaaagtttcaCAAACAGTAAgatattattagtttttttttatacatattttaaatactgtaaaaatatatttgttgtattttataATGGGACAATAGTGATGATAATTGCAGTAATTATAATAGATTTGTTATTACAAGATTATATACAACAAATGCATTTTTTTacaccaaaatactttttcacttgccattaaattgttttagaaacatttagTGATCTATATTAGCAACTGAATGCCTAAGATTCCGATGATTGAGTTCACAGATCATCATGTAAGACTGAAACTTGACTTTTTTTACTAGCACTGGCTTTGCTGATAGCTGCTTTACTGAGGAAAGTTTTACTCACTACGACTGTgagatgtggttgtctcacccagctacgttaagatgaatgcattaagtgtaagtcgctctggataagagtgtgtgctaaaatgtaaaaaatgtaaatgttacacCAACCATACCTCGTTTTCTACTTGGCATTAACAATATCCTGCTCAAAGTACAGTTATTCGCATTCCTGTGTGggtctgtgtctctgtgggtCTGTGTAAAGATCTAAAATTCCCTTGTGCGTCAATTCTAAAAGTCTAGTGTTCTGCTGTAGTGTGCTATGGTCCATCTGAATCCTCTGGTATTGGAAGTGAACTAATGTGCTCAGTACACAGCGACAGACCCAGGGAATGGCAGGGAGCAAGTGACTGTAGGGATCAGCCATTATGATGGCTATGTCTGTCTTTACCATAAAAGTAGTCCTCAAGCACGTATTTGGATACATGGTAGCAAATTATCAAATGTGATGTAGATAGATGAATTTGATTCATCCATCTGTTTGATTGAGACCTAGATGGAGAGGTGGGTTGATttagttttactgtgtgtgactAGACCAGGAGATCCCTGTGTAACCTGTGTCTTCTTCTCCCTATCCTGTCCTATCCTCCTCCTTCTATCCCAGAGCAAACTGCACATGGAGGGCTTTCGCAGCCTGCGGGAGGGAGAGCCACTAGAGTTTACTTTCCAGAGGTCCCTCAGGGGCCTGGAGTCTGTACAAGTCACGGGCCCCGAGGGAGGCCCCTGCTCGGGcagtgagaggagacagaaacCCAAGCCCCCAGCCCCGCAGCAGAGATGGAAGCCAAAAGGAGACCGGTGAgtgaaccatagaaatataattacaagAACAGACTTTCCTTTCATATTCTGTTATGAGTGAATATAGAGTGGTTAAGACCTGCTGCTGCAGGGAGGGAATTGAGACTAGCAACAGAACAGACAATGATGTTGGAAGGAACAGGGTAGTGCTGCGGTGAtcattagtggtgtgtgtgtgtttgtatgtgcatacatgcatgtgcgtgtgcctgtgtatgtgtgcattgaTGTAATATATTTAGCAGTAGCTGCATATTCGTATTTACCTGTGTATGATTCAGAGGTTCTGTGTGGAGTATACCTGCTGCAATATTTACATTATGTCAAAGGTCCACATTTGTAGAGGTTCTGTTACATGGTGTTCCTCTAGAGGTCAAATGTATGATGAGTTTAGTATAAATAATGAATGTGATTGTGCTTGACCATTTCCTGTGTGGTGCTGCATTTCCACCCAAACTGTTATTCTATAGGGCTCCAGTTGCCATGGTTTTACAGCAATATTGTATGACGGAGGTCTAGTCGGTCTAAGTGCTGCTATTTCCGTGATGGTTGGTTTTGAGGCTCTACTGCTGGCTGCTATTTGCTTTGAATACAAATTTGTCCTTTACCCCACTGACATAGATTGGTAGATGCAATGTTGTAATGGATAGCAAATATCACTTTAGACTGAAGAGGAATTCTCAGAAACAGGCTTTTTATTTTATACAGGATTGCCCTTTTATTCATCATGTTAGGTGATGTTATATTGCATCATGTTGTGTTATGGAGGATACTAATTTTATGACCTGAGTTAGGCCTATGCTACATCAATgatcacatttatttaacaatgtcTACTTATTTTTTGTGTAGACATTTCATCCTAATTTCCCTCCCCATTGTTATAATGTAAGAAGGATCTTTCTTCAAGGCAGGAATAGAAATATGTTGAGGTCAGTGtgttgacctctaacccctaacctttcTGGGTCAGTAACAGAGCTGCTGGTTGGATCCAAATAGGCAggttaaaaacattttagaaacacTACATTCCCTTTAATAACATCCAccagcatttatttttttatattggtttatcatattttttatttaatgggTTGATGTATTACAGTGTTACACAGTTAAACTCTTGGCTcccctgtaacggctgtcttcctcctcctctgacgaggaggagtagtaaggatcagaggaccaaggtgcagcgtggtaagtgttcattatgccttttaatgaaaacgaaactcgaacaaaacaacaaaactaacgataaacgagaatacacaaaacgaaacagtcctgtctggtgacatacacaaagacagaaaataagCACCCACGAAACAGAGGTGgaaaaatgctacctaagtatgattctcaatcagagacaactaacgacacctgcctctgattgagaatcataccaggccaaacgaaaaaaccaacatagaaaaacgaacatagataacccacccaactcacgccctgaccatactaaaacaaagaaataacaaaagaactagggtcagaacgtgacatcccCGATCTTATAAACATTGACAATATTTGTAAATTTTTTAATTTACAAATAAATTGTGCCAACACCTTTCTCTTCACTTGAGTTATTGGTTTACTTGAGTCAAACTTCATCTGATTTGTTTGTCTATGCAAGTATTAGAAATGATGCAAACATAAACGTTGTGGAAACTCTGTAACCATGTGTCTAAACAGTGCCTGCCTATGTGATTGATATGTTATAAAAACATAGATTCAGGGACAATTTTGAAACATTTACGACCATCATGGCAGCTTGTCTTGTGAAAACTGGTTTTCACTCTTACCAGCTAGAATGGGAGTCTATGTGGTGGGGGTTGGGAAGTGGAGGAGGGGGTATTGGTAGGTAACCTCCCAAGCAAGCGAACTAGCCTGGATGAAACCTAAATTCCAAtgcccttccccctctcctctccttccctcttcccccctctcatgTTCTAATTGAAGATGCCACCGAGGGACCCCCTGCAAGCCTCCAGCTCAGTCATGCGAAACACTTTGTTTCCATCTGAAagagttaaagctgcaatatgtaactttttgggtgaccggCCTGAAATGTAGCCTTATAACATCTGACTGCAAGTTAATAATGTCGTAATGAGCCTATCTGTTTATGACCTGATATCTAATGATCACGTCTATTGCAAATGAATTGGTATGATTTGCTCTTATATTAACCAGTTCATTGAATAGCTTCCTATTTGATTCAGTAAAACAGACCATGTGACAGGCTGGAGTGACACGACTTAGTTCCCTGTGTGGAGCCCTGCTTTGTTTCGCCTTGTCATCAATGTTTCGCCTTGTCATTGTTTCCGCCCGTGAGCAGCGTCTTGGTTATTTATTGCAGGCCTTAGGCCTGTTGTTGACATACTGCATTTCTATAGACATTTGGCAGTAAGCTATAAATATCAGCAAGTGTGCAAATTTGTTATTTAAGCGCATTTTAGCAGGGAAAATAATAAgctatttatctatttatttggtttgtcatCTCTTGATGAGAACACATATGAGAAGTATTGTATTTGCATTGGTCACTTTAACTGTTTTCTCTTAAAGGTTCAGTATTGGTGTATTCTATGGTGTATTCTATGCATATTCTATGGTGTATTCTATGGTGTATTCTATGCATATTCTATGGTGTATTCTATGGTGTATTCTATGCATATTCTATGGTGTATTCTATGCATATTCTATGGTGTATTCTATGCATATTCTGTGGTGTATTCTATGTGAAATGCTGCCTTCTAAAGGATACATTTGGACCAACAGATTTTGGGTAAATATAATTCAACCAATCTAGTAAGCATGTTATAATTGTATTTGTACCATATTACATTCTAGAGAAAATGTAATGATATCCCATATAAGAAGTTCTAGGTATTATTCTTTGAATTCAGAATAAATACGCACTTTAAGCCCTGAAGTTGAAAGAAATTGCTTGTTTGTGAATTGGAATGTGACACGGatctcatctctctgtgtctcagatGCTATAACTGTGGAGGACTAGACCACCATGCCAAAGAGTGTGGCCTGCCGCCCCAGCCAAAGAAGTGCCACTACTGCCAGAGCGCGACGCACATGGTGGCCCACTGTCCTCACCGCTCCCCCGGCCCCTTGTCTCCTGGCCCTGCCACAGCCACTCAGGGAAGACGCACTACTGTGGACCAGTACCCCGGTACCTTTACCACCACCTCCTACAGCCCCAGTcccaggcagggaaacaggcactcCCAGCCCTCTCAGGACAGTTCCTCCCCCCTCAGCAAGTCCTCTAGCAAGTCCTCCAGCTCTCCGGAAGACCCGGCACAGATCCAGAGGAGATCTGGAGTGCACCACAGGTGGAAACAATCCTGATCCACATCCACCATGGACGGATGCCACCTGTTAGTATTACCTCTGGTCCAATAAAAAACCCTTCCTTCAGTCTGATCAGTCTCCTCCTCACRCAGACACATCCTGAGCTACCTCYKGRGCAACCTCAAGCAGATCCACATTTCTAACCAAATGGACAGTAAAGTATCTATTTTACTTCCCCAATCCCTCCCAGACTCTCCCTCTACCAAACGCTGTACATCTTAGCTACTTCCTGCGCCAACTCAATCCATCTCCACATAGCTAGACCTATACTCTTAGTTACCTCCTCAACGCTGTACATCTTAGCTACTTCCTGCGCCAACTCAATCCATCTCCACATAGCTAGACCTATACTCTTAGTTACCTCCTAGGCCAACTCAATCCATCTCCACATAGCTAGACCTATACTCTTAGTTACCTCCTCGGCCAACTCAATCCATCTCCACATAGCTAGACCTATACTCTTAGTTACCTCCTCGGCCAACTCAATCCATCTCCACATAGCTAAACCTATACTCTTAGTTACCTCCTCGGCCAACTCAATCCATCTCCACATAGCTAGACCTATACTCTTAGTTACCTCCTAGGCCAACTCAATCCATCTCCACATAGCTAAACCTATACTCTTAGTTACCTCCTCGGCCAACTCAATCCATCTCCACATAGCTAGACCTATACTCTTAGTTACCTCCTAGGCCAACTCAATCCATCTCCACATAGCTAGACCTATACTCTTAGTTACCTCCTAGGCCAACTCAATCCATCTCCACATAGCTAAACCTATACTCTTAGTTACCTCCTAGGCCAACTCAATCCATCTCCACATAGCTAGACCTATACTCTTAGTTACCTCCTAGGCCAACTCAATCCATCTCCACATAGCTAAACCTATACTCTATTACCTCCTAGGCCAACTCAATCCATCTCCACATAGCTAAACCTATACTCTTAGTTACCTCTAGGCCAACTCAATCCATCTCCACATAGCTAGACCTATACTCTTAGTTACCTTCTGGGCCAACTCAATCCATCTCCACATAGATAGACCTATACTCTTAGTTACCTCCTGGGACAGATTCAGCCTCATCTACCTCAGACTGGTAGCACAGGGATGGTCAGTCACCCTTGTGTTTCCATTGCTCAGTCAGGTTCATTGACATCCGCTCTACTATCAATTGCAATAAGAAGACAACTGGGAATGGGACTGACACACAAACAGCCAAAGCAAtcttgttctttattttttcatAATTTACCTGATCTGAACTCTATTGTCCCAAAGCTCAGTCTGTTCaaattcacctggattcaccattcacctggattcaccattcacctggattcaccattcacctggattcaccattCACATGGATTCACCATTCACATGGATTCACCATTCACCTGGATTACCATTCACCTGGATTcccattcacctggattcacatggattcaccttcacctggattcaccattCACATGGATTCACCATTCACATGGATTCACCATTCACCTGGATTTTAccatttcacctggattcaccattcacctggattcacccatTCACCTGGATTTCACCATTCACATTGGATTCaccattcacctggattcaccattCACAGATTCACCTTCACCTAGATTCACATGGATTCacccttcacctggattcacatggattcaccattcacctggattcacatggattcaccttCACCTAGATTCACATGGATTCacccttcacctggattcacatggattcacccttcacctggattcacatggattcacccttcacctggattcacatggaTTCACCATTCACCTGTTCCAACGGGAAGTATTTCTTAgattttctttctctattttgGAGAACTACACAGGGCGGTTCGAAGCCTTTGTTTTCTCTGTGCGTTTTTCATCAGACGGTAGCCAAAGACACCCAAACCCAATCATAGCTCTCATACCTCTTTGCCGGACAAAGATTAAACCTAGTCTTAGACTAGAACGCCCTTTCAATGGAGAATCGTGATTGTCATTGAacgtgctttttagtccaggactagactAGATCTGTCTCTGGGAAACTGTTTCTAACTAAACCAATGCTAATATGATCATTTGTCTGTTMAGGGCAGTGAAGAAGTAGTATACCTGCTTCCTCATGGTCTCATTCATCCTCATCAATAAGAATACTCAATGTAAATATTAAGATGAATGTTGAATGCATTTATAAGGAGACATGGTTTATGTTTCTTTTAACTTTACTCACACCATATCATGACCATACAGTACTCTCTCTCCCACAGGGTACGgctgcactgactgactgtgaaaGGGAATTCTCAGTGTGTCAGCGGAGCAGTCACTTCTTAATGTGTGTTGACAAATCAAACTTAATCTAATTGAATGACCTTAGTAGGAAGTGTAAGATGACAAATAATCAATGGGGTGAAATGTTTGCCTTCAATCTGTTGACTGCGTGACTGAAGGGCATGATACTGCATGAAACAAAGCCCTGATATGTTCTATAATGCAGCTATGAATTGAACGTCTAGGCTCTACTATGTTTACTGACAGTGAATACATGTTATACTCATAGATCATATATATAATCAAACATTAGCACAAACCAAACTAGATCCCTGGAGGACTCAAATTTTATATTTTCTCACAGGAGAAATAATGTTCTCAGGGAACTTACCAAAAAGTTTACTTTTCATTTTGAGGGGAATCATCATCATAGaactaaatgtgtttttgttttaagcAAACCATGTCATATTGAGTTAGTGTTCAACTCTATAGACTTAAGTACTGATCTTAGTAACTACCTCTGAGTTCTAGGTATACATACTGTTATTATGTCCATGTTACATTGTAAACAGACATGTCCACACCTGTCTGAACCTGTGCGTTATTGTAAGTGCATACCACCATCTAGTGGTAAGTTCTGGTAATTTATATTCTGTTTACATTATGGTTTCTGTTTGTCTTAGCATTCGTTGGTCACACCACTTAGACAAAGGACCAAACTGAAATCCTACACACGGGCCttattcactgagtgtacaaaacattaagaacaccttcctaatattgagttgcaccaccccaccacccttttgtcctcagaacagcctcagttcatcggggcatggactctacaaggtgtcgaaagcgttccacagggatgctggccgatgttgactccaatgtttcccacagttgtgtcaagttggctggatgtcctttgggtggtgtaccattcttgataaacacgggaaactgttgagtgagaAAAagccaacagcgttgcagttcttgacacagatgcacctggcacatactaccatactccattcaaaggcacttcaatcttttgtcttgcccattcaccctctgcatggcacacatacacc from the Salvelinus sp. IW2-2015 unplaced genomic scaffold, ASM291031v2 Un_scaffold16698, whole genome shotgun sequence genome contains:
- the LOC112081058 gene encoding protein lin-28 homolog A-like, whose translation is MAEGGVGKGGDRGEEPGSLQGGQQQSMPGAGHCKWFNVRMGFGFISMTSRGGTPVDPPMDVFVHQSKLHMEGFRSLREGEPLEFTFQRSLRGLESVQVTGPEGGPCSGSERRQKPKPPAPQQRWKPKGDRCYNCGGLDHHAKECGLPPQPKKCHYCQSATHMVAHCPHRSPGPLSPGPATATQGRRTTVDQYPGTFTTTSYSPSPRQGNRHSQPSQDSSSPLSKSSSKSSSSPEDPAQIQRRSGVHHRWKQS